In Anser cygnoides isolate HZ-2024a breed goose chromosome 31, Taihu_goose_T2T_genome, whole genome shotgun sequence, the following are encoded in one genomic region:
- the FGF11 gene encoding fibroblast growth factor 11, which produces MAALASSLIRQRRGPGGAPQPPPGPQRPLGAPGPPRCASSSSAASSPKCGAAAAAGAPGETPRAAAAGAVARLRCGHGHFLHMGPDGRLDGTWEEAGPGTLFNLIPVGLRVVAIQGTRAGRYVAMNGAGLVYASEHFTAECRFKEGVFEGSHVLYASALYRQRRSGRAWYLGLDRHGRPMAGHRVRKDKAAAHFLPQLLEVALYREPSLHEVEEPPGPPEAT; this is translated from the exons ATGGCGGCGCTGGCCAGCTCCCTGATCCGGCAGCGCCGGGGGccgggaggtgccccccagccgccccccggcccccagcgccccctgggcgcccccggcccccctcgctgtgccagcagcagctccgcgGCCTCGTCGCCAAAgtgcggggctgcggccgccgcCGGCGCCCCGGGAGAAACCCcccg agccgcAGCTGCGGGGGCGGTGGCGAGGCTGCGCTGCGGGCACGGCCACTTCCTGCACATGGGCCCCGACGGGCGCCTGGACGGCACCTGGGAGGAGGCGGGGCCTGGCa cgctcTTCAACCTGATCCCGGTGGGGCTGCGCGTGGTGGCCATCCAGGGCACCCGCGCCGGGCGCTACGTGGCCATGAACGGCGCCGGGCTCGTCTACGCCTCC gagCACTTCACGGCCGAGTGCCGCTTCAAGGAGGGGGTGTTCGAGGGCTCGCACGTGCTCTACGCCTCGGCCCTGTACCGGCAGCGGCGCTCGGGGCGCGCCTGGTACCTGGGGCTGGACCGGCACGGGCGGCCCATGGCCGGGCACCGCGTGCGCAAGGACAAGGCGGCCGCGCACTTCCTGCCGCAGCTGCTCGAgg TGGCGCTGTACCGGGAGCCGTCCCTGCACGaggtggaggagcccccggggcCCCCGGAGGCCACGTAG